From the Pseudomonas syringae KCTC 12500 genome, the window AACTCGCTGCCCTCGCCCACGCGGCTTTGCGCTACCAGTTCTCCACCATGAGCCTTGACGATGCCCTGGGAGATGTAAAGGCCCAGGCCGGTGCCGGTCGGGTTGCCTTCCTTGACGGTCCAGTAGCGTTCGAAGATATGCGGCAACTGCTCGGGAGGGATACCCTCGCCGGAGTCCCTCACAGTGAACACGATTTCAGTGCCGTTGGACATGGCTGACACGTCAATCTTGCCCAGTTTCGGGGTGAATTTGATAGCGTTGCCAACCAGGTTGGACAGCACCTGAAACAGGCGCTCCGGGTCAGCATTGACCTTGATGTCCGGCTCGGCGCTGAAGGAAATCTCGACGGACTTGTCCATCGCCAGCGGGGCAAGCAAGGTGTAAGCCTCCTCGAATATCTGGCTGACCTCCAGCGGCTGCGGCGTAATGGTGTAACGGCCTGCTTCGATTTTCGAGGTATCGAGCAGGTCTTCCAGCAACACATTCATGCGGCTGGCGGCTTGCTGCATGGTATCGATTGCCGTGGAAATACGTCGCGACGTGTGTGGCCCATCGGAGCTGAACGACTTCTGCATCATTCCGCAGAGCATGGAAATGACCGTCATCGGGTTGCGCAAGTCATGGGATACAACCGCGACCAGCTCGTCGCGGGCGCGAACAGCCTGTTGCTCCCTGCGCACCTGACGGGCAAGGTCGTTTTCCAGGGCGGAGCGGCGCAGGTCATTGGCGGCGAACACATCGCCATAGCTCCACTTCGTAGCGATCCCGGTCATCTCGACCTTCCAGATCTCAAACGAGGTACGCGGCCGAAGACGCATGCCGCCTGCCGAGCTCTCCATATCCAGTGGTTTTTTCGGATTACCGCTCCACTGGACCGTTTCCTTGACCTCGGGACGAAACCAGATAACGCCGTTGTCGACCGGCTTTGGCAGGCTCATCGCCAACACGCCGCTAGCAATTGGCTGATAAGCCTCGGCAGGCGGATAGACACTGGATAGATGATGACTGGCATACACTGGTTCGCCACCAGCGATCATCCACGCATGCAGAGCACGTATGTCGGACGGCTCAGGGCAGATGCCGAAACAATGCGTTTGCCGGTCTTCGATGATGGCGACGCCGGTTGCGCCCACCATATCCATCAACAACTGTGGTTGCTGCGCCAGGCCATCGAAGACGTTTTCTTCGGACCCGGCCATGGCCAGATTCAATTGCTCGAGCGCCCTGACCTTCGCCTCTCGCTGACGGCTTATTTCCAGCGCTTCCATGGCGCTGATCTGCAGCGACAGCACCTGGCCTATCGCCTGGCAGGCACTGCGCAGCTCGTGGGACACGTACAGCGGCGTACGGTTGCCGCAACTGATCAATCCCCACAACTTGCCGCCTTGAATCAGCGACACACTCATGGATGACAGCACGCCCATGTTCTTCATGTACTGGCAGTGGATCGGTGAAACACTGCGCAAC encodes:
- a CDS encoding ATP-binding protein — protein: MSQLDKDAFEVLLANCADEPIQFPGAIQPHGLLFTLTEPELKILQVSANVKAVLGHMPEQVLGKGLDCVLGAGWADVIRSASAHDSFIDAQRLLMSINGIEFEAMLHRHQGVLVLELEIQGKDAQSVSYSERTGNIGRMLRQLHAATDLQTLYEVSVREIQKMTGYDRVLIYRFEEEGHGQVIAEASAPSMELFNGLFFPASDIPEQARELYRRNWLRIIPDADYTPVPLVPQLRPDTQQQLDLSFSTLRSVSPIHCQYMKNMGVLSSMSVSLIQGGKLWGLISCGNRTPLYVSHELRSACQAIGQVLSLQISAMEALEISRQREAKVRALEQLNLAMAGSEENVFDGLAQQPQLLMDMVGATGVAIIEDRQTHCFGICPEPSDIRALHAWMIAGGEPVYASHHLSSVYPPAEAYQPIASGVLAMSLPKPVDNGVIWFRPEVKETVQWSGNPKKPLDMESSAGGMRLRPRTSFEIWKVEMTGIATKWSYGDVFAANDLRRSALENDLARQVRREQQAVRARDELVAVVSHDLRNPMTVISMLCGMMQKSFSSDGPHTSRRISTAIDTMQQAASRMNVLLEDLLDTSKIEAGRYTITPQPLEVSQIFEEAYTLLAPLAMDKSVEISFSAEPDIKVNADPERLFQVLSNLVGNAIKFTPKLGKIDVSAMSNGTEIVFTVRDSGEGIPPEQLPHIFERYWTVKEGNPTGTGLGLYISQGIVKAHGGELVAQSRVGEGSEFRFTVPMAV